The window AGGCACGCTTTCCAAAACGGTTGGCGATCAAAACCGCTGGGGGACATTTGCCAAGCAACCCGAGCGATATTATTGCCCGCCTTGGGAACGTGACGTCGACGTGTGCTTTGTGACCGAATCCAAGGTCCCTACGTGGAACCCGCTGGTCCATCCAGGTCCTATCTCGAAGAAGCAAAACCAACAAGCTCCCAAACAAGGCCAGCCTTATGGCAATGAATACTTCACCGGTCCGGGGCAAAAGGAAACAGACAACATGGACGGCGATGACTCACGAGTCATCATGGATCGAGCCATCCCGTTCATCCGCGATGCGGTGCAAAACGATCGCCCCTTCTTTGCCGCCGTTTGGTTCCACACGCCCCACTCGCCCGTCATCGGCGGCCCAAAGTATCGCGAAATGTATCGCGAGCAACCTGAACCGGCCCAGCATTACTACGCCTGTTTAACGGCCATGGACGAGCAGGTTGGACGATTGCGAGCGGAGCTGAAATCGCTGGGTGTCGCTGACAACACGATGCTTTGTTTTTGCTCTGACAACGGTCCCGCCCGACAGGGCTCGCCGCGACACGTGGGATCAGCCAAGAATCTAAAAGGGTACAAGTTGTCGATCGACGAAGGCGGAATCCGCGTCCCTGGTTTGATGGTGTGGCCAAACAAAGTCGACTCACCACGCACCCTCGATGCACCATGTTTCACCACCGACTACTTCCCGACCATCCTGGATGCGATCGGTGTCGACCTGCCGACCGACCGAACCTACGACGGAACCAGCCTGATCCCACTGGTCACGAGGCAAACAAACGAGCGGCAGAAACCGCTGGGCTTCCTCAATCGCGATGGAAAAGAATCCGTTTGGATGCAGCACCGCTACAAGCTTGTCTCCACCGAGAGTGGCGATCGACTTTATGACATTCCACGTGACCCCGCCGAGGCCACCGACGTCGCTCAGCAATTGCCTGAGGTGACAACGAAGATGAAAAAGGAATTGACTCGTTGGAAAGCGACCGTGATGTCGGATCTTCAACGCGTGCCGTGACCGAATCTGTCTTCCGATCGCATCCATCGTTCTTCCACCAAAATCAAACACTCCACTAGCGACCAAAATGCGATGGGCGTTCAGCGTGACCGAAAAGCCTACGGCTGCGTGATTCGCAACAACCGAAAGCGTCTTCGTCAGCTACTTGGCAAACATCCCGAATTGTTGACGTCCAACGATGCCTGGATTGTCGCTGCCGCGGTGTTGAACAACCCTGGCATCCTCGGCTGGCTCGTCTCTCGCGGTGTGAACCCTGATTCCAGGCTTGGTACCGAATCTGATACACCACTCATGCTAGCGATCTCGCTGCACAAAAACTCGACCGTCAAAACATTGCTAAAACTTGGCGCGGATCCTGACGCACGCGACGATCTCGGCGACACCTGTTTCACCAGAGCAATCGCTGAATGCAACGCTCCCGCGATGCGAATGCTGGCGGACTTCGGTGCCGACCTCTCACTGACAGATCCAGTCACTCTGCGGAACGCGGTGAATGAGAAGCAAACGGACGTGATCGATGGTCTCTTGGATCTTTTCGGTCCAACCTTGTTGACTCGGATAGTATCCATTGAATGACCAATCATTGAACGAACGCACCAATCCAGCTGCTATCATAAGAACGCAGTGTCCAATCAATCGGGCCGTTTGGCACGAGTGTTTCGGCATTCCAGCTGTTTTGGCAAACCCTATCAGTCTCACGCAAAACCGGGGAAACCTCCAAACGGTTCGCATGGTCTTGCCCGAGTGTTTTGCCAACCTGCTTCGCAATGCCGCAGTCGAATGGCATGACGCAGCAGTGCCAACCACACCCCATTCACCCTCTTAGGATTGACAAAATGAAGTTGATCGCCATCGCAACGGTTCTTCTGTTTGCCAGTGTCGCCACGTGCGAGGAAACAAACGTCCAATTGAATGACTTTCAGTCGAAGGCGGCCAAGCTCGCGGTGAAAACGTTCAACGAGCGTTTGTTATTCCTGGAACAAAGCATGCAACAACATGTGGATACCGCGAACACGAAACTGCGGGATGAACTCAAAGTCGCACTCGAACAGGCGGCAAAACAAGAAGACCTCAAAGAGACCGAGAGAATTTCGCGGTTTCTACAGGCTGATGCCCCGCCAAAGGCGGACAACGAATCGGCCGCGGCCCGCGAGACCATTCGGAAACTCCGGGCAGAGGTTGCGGATCTCAAAAAGCGTCTTGATGAGATGACGCAACCTGACCCTTTAGTTGGATCTTGGAAATACCAATCTGGGAACGTCTGTCACTTCACCAACGATGGATGGGTTGTACTCAAAGGAGAGCGAATCGCGGCGTGGAAGCGATCCGGCGAGAACAGCTACGTCACCGCCTTCTTAAAGAACTTCGGTGACGGCAGTTCAGACGAAATGACTTTGGGTCCCGATGGCAAAACCATCATGGCGAAGAGCAAAAGTGGGAAGGGCTTCTCCATGTATCGAATCCCCTCAAAATAGCGATTCCCCAAGAACGTTCGCTCCTCGCGATGGCAGAGGTGAATGCTTTCGAAACACTGAACGCAGGAACTCTTCGACGGTGAATCCAGTCAGCGAAGCCTTCGATCCAACGATGCGTCGACGTTGAGCAATTTGAGACGGCATGTCACGAGAATGCATTCAGAAAACGAACCAATCGTTGCCTTCAGAAATCAAAGCCATTCTTCATTCCGCGTTGCACGGTTGGGTCGCTTAGCGGGACGTTTTCGAGCGGGTTTCGACTCCGGACGCAACAAAAGTTGCTTGACCTTTTCTCGGAGTTCGAACTCAAAACCTGGCAAGATAGAATTCTCTTTTGCGTCTTTGGACCTCATCGGTCTTGGGTTCACCAGATCCAATGAACGCAAAGCGTTCGGGTTTGAGTCTGCCGGCTGCTGAGTGACATAGTTCTTGCTCTCGATTGGCGAATCCAAATCCAGTTTCATCAACCAATCCGATTCCGCAGAACACGGAAGACTCATCAAGCTGACAAAAAACGCTGCGCTGAAATACTTCATGACCTTCGCCTCCCACAATTTTCGCGAACTGACAGCGTCACTCTAGCGTTTCGAAACCACCAACCATAGAGAGATTCGGCCCCCAGCGATCCATCGCAACCAAGTAGGCCGTATCAAGGACCAAAGGGACGCAGCTACGGCAGCACCCTAAACCCCGCAACACTCTCACCATCCTTCCGGAACTCCACTTCGTTCCGGTCCGGCCTACAGAGCTTCCCAACCAAGTAGGCCGTATCAAGGACCAACGCGACGCAGCTACGGCAGCACGCTGGATCCCGCAACACCTCACGATCCTGCCGGAACTCCACTTCGTTCCGGTCCGGCCTACAAAGCTTTCCAACTAAGTAGGCCGTATCAAGGACCAAAGGGACGCAGCTACGGCATCACCCTGAACCCCACATCAATCTCGCCATCCCTCCGGAACTCCACTTCGTTCCGTTCCGGCCTACAAAGCTGTCCAACGAAGTAGGCCGTATCAAGGACCAACGGGACGCAGCTACGGCATCACCCCGTATCCCACAACACTCTCGCCATCCTGCCGGAACTCCACTTCGTTCCGGTCCGGCCTACAAAGATTTCCAACCAAGTAGGCCGTATCAAGGACCAACGGGACGCAGCTACGGCAGCTCGCTTGCCGGCCCATCCAGCTGGCAAACCGGCCATTACAAAATCGCCTATCTCGTTATCGAAGTGCGTCGAGGTGGCGCGGCAGCGGTGATTGAAACGAAAAGAATTCGAACTGCGCGTCCAATTCAGCCGCGACGCTGCTGCCCCCATTTTTCGCGATCAGTCCAATTTTTGCCGGAGCACCGCTGGACCACTTTCGTTCGCAGAGCACGTCAAAATACTTCCCATCGATGCTGTACGAACACTCGTACACGTCCCCTCGCTTGATGACACGAAGCCAATAGTCATTCAGTCCAGTGGGGGAATTCAGATACTCGAAACGAGAGACAGCATCATTTTCCGTAAGCACACAGAACTTTTGCCCACCGTTTGATTTCCAATCAAACTCGTAACCCCATTTGAAATAGTTGTCATCGTCGTTGTAGAAAATCAACCCAGCCTGCTGGAACCTCTCCTTGGGTGTGAATCCGCTCACGCGAGTTGCAACCACAAAACCAGCCTCTTTCGCGGCGGGGTTGTCAATGAGATAAATATTCTTCGCCTGAATCCCATCCCCGTAGGTGCTGGTCTTTTCCTTACGGTGAATACTGCCACGCTGAGTCTTTATGGTCAGCTTTCCCGGATTATCAACCAACGATGCGTGGGTCGCATCCGGACGCACGACATCCCATTTCACGACGGCCTTGCCGTCAAACGAATCGAAGACCGAAATTCTGGATTCGCCACCAGCGTCGGCTTCGAACTTGCTTAATGATTGGGCTTTCACATCTGCAATGCAGATGGTGGTGATCGACAGCACGAATGCGATGCACATCCCTGAATACGATGACGAACGATAACGATTACTTTGAATCAACATTAGTTTCCCTCCAGGAAGATTGAAACACCCATTCACGGCGTAGGGTAGCGGATCGAGTTGACCGGATCAAATTTTGCACTCATTCCTTGGACCACTCGCCTATTCATTACTTCTTTGAAACGAA of the Rhodopirellula baltica SH 1 genome contains:
- a CDS encoding sulfatase family protein, encoding MKRSTSFFIFALCLLVACNTIASDSPNIILCMADDQGWGDTGYNGHPHLRTPHLDQMAAEGVTFTRFYAAAAMCSPTRASCYTGRNPYRFGVTFAMKGMLEPTEIPITTVLKQHGYTTGHFGKWHLGTLSKTVGDQNRWGTFAKQPERYYCPPWERDVDVCFVTESKVPTWNPLVHPGPISKKQNQQAPKQGQPYGNEYFTGPGQKETDNMDGDDSRVIMDRAIPFIRDAVQNDRPFFAAVWFHTPHSPVIGGPKYREMYREQPEPAQHYYACLTAMDEQVGRLRAELKSLGVADNTMLCFCSDNGPARQGSPRHVGSAKNLKGYKLSIDEGGIRVPGLMVWPNKVDSPRTLDAPCFTTDYFPTILDAIGVDLPTDRTYDGTSLIPLVTRQTNERQKPLGFLNRDGKESVWMQHRYKLVSTESGDRLYDIPRDPAEATDVAQQLPEVTTKMKKELTRWKATVMSDLQRVP
- a CDS encoding ankyrin repeat domain-containing protein encodes the protein MGVQRDRKAYGCVIRNNRKRLRQLLGKHPELLTSNDAWIVAAAVLNNPGILGWLVSRGVNPDSRLGTESDTPLMLAISLHKNSTVKTLLKLGADPDARDDLGDTCFTRAIAECNAPAMRMLADFGADLSLTDPVTLRNAVNEKQTDVIDGLLDLFGPTLLTRIVSIE
- a CDS encoding DUF1349 domain-containing protein; translated protein: MLIQSNRYRSSSYSGMCIAFVLSITTICIADVKAQSLSKFEADAGGESRISVFDSFDGKAVVKWDVVRPDATHASLVDNPGKLTIKTQRGSIHRKEKTSTYGDGIQAKNIYLIDNPAAKEAGFVVATRVSGFTPKERFQQAGLIFYNDDDNYFKWGYEFDWKSNGGQKFCVLTENDAVSRFEYLNSPTGLNDYWLRVIKRGDVYECSYSIDGKYFDVLCERKWSSGAPAKIGLIAKNGGSSVAAELDAQFEFFSFQSPLPRHLDALR